Proteins from a single region of Oryza brachyantha chromosome 6, ObraRS2, whole genome shotgun sequence:
- the LOC102708528 gene encoding cyclin-dependent kinase F-4-like, which produces MERYKIIKEVGDGTFGSVWRAINKESGEVVAIKKMKKKYYSWEECINLREVKSLRRMNHPNIVKLKEVIRENDTLFFVFEYMECNLYQLMKSRGKPFSETEVRNWCFQIFQALSHMHQRGYFHRDLKPENLLVTKELIKIADFGLAREISSEPPYTEYVSTRWYRAPEVLLQASVYNSAVDMWAMGAIIAELFSLRPLFPGSNEADEIYKICSVLGTPNQRTWAEGLQLAASIRFQFPQSGSIDLSEVIPSASEDAISLISWLCSWDPQRRPTAVEVLQHSFFQPCFYIPPSLRFRSSGYAATPPSVGAKGAVDQKNARSTVGLLSNGRPAVNYSYWSSNTPARAAGVQRKLDLDHQGSMNPYQVPEVNHKLTKEEAMNQPWSRPPAAAVRNNGNYFTKDQSPRAPDIAEKLSQLAVGSNRSSGLSSDKFVDLKARTHGNTMKRTLPPVGARAWHAPADPFRRSYDMPGDRAFLPRKLVS; this is translated from the exons ATGGAGAG GTATAAGATTATTAAGGAAGTTGGTGACGGAACATTTGGGAGTGTTTGGCGCGCAATCAACAAAGAAAGTGGTGAAGTG GTTGCAATcaagaaaatgaagaaaaagtattattcatgggAGGAGTGCATCAATCTCCGTGAAGTGAAG TCCTTGCGAAGGATGAACCATCCAAACATTGTGAAACTCAAGGAAGTCATAAGGGAGAATGATACACTATTCTTTGTTTTTGAATACATG GAATGCAATCTCTACCAGCTGATGAAGAGCAGGGGGAAACCCTTTTCAGAAACTGAAGTCCGAAATTGGTGCTTTCAAATATTTCAAGCTTTGAGTCACATGCATCAGCGTGGATATTTTCACCGTGACCTTAAACCTG AAAATTTGCTAGTTACAAAGGAGCTCATCAAGATAGCAGATTTTGGGCTAGCTCGTGAGATTTCGTCTGAACCACCATACACCGAATATGTATCAACTCGCTG GTACCGCGCTCCTGAAGTTCTGCTTCAAGCTTCTGTTTACAACTCAGCAGTTG ATATGTGGGCGATGGGTGCCATCATTGCGGAGCTTTTTTCATTGCGTCCTCTTTTCCCTGGTTCAAA TGAAGCAGACGAGATTTACAAAATCTGTAGTGTTCTTGGTACTCCAAATCAGCGTACCTGGGCTGAAGGCCTGCAGCTTGCAGCATCTATTCGTTTTCAGTTTCCTCAG TCTGGAAGCATAGATCTTTCGGAAGTGATTCCCTCAGCAAGTGAAGATGCCATCAGCCTTATCTCG TGGCTCTGCTCATGGGACCCACAAAGAAGGCCAACGGCAGTGGAGGTTTTGCAGCATTCCTTCTTTCAG CCATGCTTCTACATCCCCCCTTCACTTCGATTCAGATCAAGCGGATATGCAGCAACACCACCATCAG TTGGGGCTAAAGGAGCTGTGGATCAGAAGAATGCTAGGAGCACCGTGGGGCTTCTATCTAATGGGAGACCAGCAGTTAATTACTCATACTGGAGCAGTAACACACCAGCAAGAGCAG CTGGCGTGCAAAGGAAACTGGATTTGGATCACCAGGGGAGTATGAACCCTTATCAGGTTCCAGAGGTTAACCATAAACTGACAAAGGAAGAGGCAATGAATCAGCCTTGGTCCAGACCACCAGCCGCAGCAGTAAGGAACAATG GAAATTACTTCACTAAAGACCAGAGCCCTCGAGCACCTGACATAGCCGAGAAGCTGTCTCAGCTGGCAGTGGGCTCCAACAGGTCGTCAGGCTTGTCTTCCGACAAGTTTGTGGACCTTAAGGCAAGAACCCATGGGAATACCATGAAGCGGACCTTGCCGCCTGTTGGAGCCAGGGCGTGGCACGCCCCCGCCGATCCTTTTCGGCGCTCATACGATATGCCAGGCGACAGGGCTTTCCTTCCCAGGAAGCTCGTTAGCTGA
- the LOC102708806 gene encoding growth-regulating factor 5 isoform X2, whose translation MLSSSPSAAAGMMGGGGGGGYQHHHQRGAAVFTAAQWAELEQQALIYKYLMAGVPVPGDLLLPIRPHSAAAATYSFANPAAAPFYHHHHPSLSYYAYYGKKLDPEPWRCRRTDGKKWRCSKEAHPDSKYCERHMHRGRNRSRKPVESKTAAPAPQSQPQQSNVAATATHDADAPLPSLAVGAKTHGLSLGGAGSSQFHVDASSYGSKYSLGAKADVGELSFFSGASGNTRGFTIDSPTDNPWHSLPSSVPPYPMSKPRDSGLLPGRRDSWSEMDEERSNQTSFSTTQLSISIPMPRCD comes from the exons ATGCTGAGCTCGTCGCcctctgcggcggcggggatgatgggaggaggaggaggaggagggtaccagcaccaccaccagcgcGGTGCGGCGGTCTTCACGGCGGCGCAGTGGGCGGAGCTGGAGCAGCAGGCGCTCATTTACAAGTATCTTATGGCGGGGGTCCCCGTCCCGggcgatctcctcctcccaaTCCGTCcccactccgccgccgccgccacctacTCCTTCGccaaccccgccgccgctcccttctaccaccaccaccacccctccc TGAGTTACTACGCCTACTACGGCAAGAAGCTGGACCCGGAGCCATGGCGGTGCCGGCGCACCGACGGCAAGAAGTGGCGGTGCTCCAAGGAGGCGCACCCCGACTCCAAGTACTGCGAGCGCCACATGCACCGTGGCCGCAACCGTTCAAGAAAGCCTGTGGAATCCAAGACCGCTGCCCCTGCGCCCCAGTCGCAGCCCCAGCAGTCCAACGTCGCCGCGACCGCGACGCACGACGCCGATGCGCCTCTCCCGTCGCTCGCCGTGGGTGCCAAGACCCACGGTCTGTctctcggcggcgccggctcctCGCAGTTTCATGTCGACGCGTCGTCATACGGCAGCAA GTACTCTCTTGGAGCTAAAGCTGATGTGGGTGAGCTGAGCTTCTTCTCAGGAGCATCAGGAAACACCAGGGGCTTCACCATCGATTCTCCAACAGATAACCCGTGGCACTCACTGCCTTCCAGTGTACCCCCATATCCGATGTCAAAGCCAAGAGACTCTGGTCTCCTACCAG GGAGGCGAGACTCGTGGTCGGAGATGGATGAAGAGAGGTCCAACCAGACCTCCTTCTCGACAACTCAGCTCTCGATCTCCATCCCGATGCCCCGAT GTGATTGA
- the LOC102708806 gene encoding growth-regulating factor 5 isoform X1, whose amino-acid sequence MLSSSPSAAAGMMGGGGGGGYQHHHQRGAAVFTAAQWAELEQQALIYKYLMAGVPVPGDLLLPIRPHSAAAATYSFANPAAAPFYHHHHPSLSYYAYYGKKLDPEPWRCRRTDGKKWRCSKEAHPDSKYCERHMHRGRNRSRKPVESKTAAPAPQSQPQQSNVAATATHDADAPLPSLAVGAKTHGLSLGGAGSSQFHVDASSYGSKYSLGAKADVGELSFFSGASGNTRGFTIDSPTDNPWHSLPSSVPPYPMSKPRDSGLLPGAYSYSHLEPSQELGQVTIASLSQEQERRSFGGGAGGLLGNAKHENQPLRPFFDEWPGRRDSWSEMDEERSNQTSFSTTQLSISIPMPRCD is encoded by the exons ATGCTGAGCTCGTCGCcctctgcggcggcggggatgatgggaggaggaggaggaggagggtaccagcaccaccaccagcgcGGTGCGGCGGTCTTCACGGCGGCGCAGTGGGCGGAGCTGGAGCAGCAGGCGCTCATTTACAAGTATCTTATGGCGGGGGTCCCCGTCCCGggcgatctcctcctcccaaTCCGTCcccactccgccgccgccgccacctacTCCTTCGccaaccccgccgccgctcccttctaccaccaccaccacccctccc TGAGTTACTACGCCTACTACGGCAAGAAGCTGGACCCGGAGCCATGGCGGTGCCGGCGCACCGACGGCAAGAAGTGGCGGTGCTCCAAGGAGGCGCACCCCGACTCCAAGTACTGCGAGCGCCACATGCACCGTGGCCGCAACCGTTCAAGAAAGCCTGTGGAATCCAAGACCGCTGCCCCTGCGCCCCAGTCGCAGCCCCAGCAGTCCAACGTCGCCGCGACCGCGACGCACGACGCCGATGCGCCTCTCCCGTCGCTCGCCGTGGGTGCCAAGACCCACGGTCTGTctctcggcggcgccggctcctCGCAGTTTCATGTCGACGCGTCGTCATACGGCAGCAA GTACTCTCTTGGAGCTAAAGCTGATGTGGGTGAGCTGAGCTTCTTCTCAGGAGCATCAGGAAACACCAGGGGCTTCACCATCGATTCTCCAACAGATAACCCGTGGCACTCACTGCCTTCCAGTGTACCCCCATATCCGATGTCAAAGCCAAGAGACTCTGGTCTCCTACCAGGTGCCTACTCCTACTCCCACCTTGAACCTTCACAGGAACTTGGCCAGGTCACAATCGCCTCGCTGTCCCAAGAGCAGGAGCGCCGCTCTTttggcggcggagctgggggGCTGCTAGGAAATGCGAAGCATGAGAACCAGCCACTGAGGCCTTTCTTTGATGAGTGGCCAGGGAGGCGAGACTCGTGGTCGGAGATGGATGAAGAGAGGTCCAACCAGACCTCCTTCTCGACAACTCAGCTCTCGATCTCCATCCCGATGCCCCGAT GTGATTGA
- the LOC102709086 gene encoding syntaxin-43-like, producing the protein MATRNRTPLYRKYRDALRHVRAPAGAPSSSSSGGGGGGPVIEMASLLRSDRPYAPLSTDDPSAASSRGAVTVGLPPAWVDVSEEISANMQRARMKMAELAKAHAKALMPSFGDGRDDQRAIEILTHEITDLLKRSEKRLQKLSMKDSSEDSNVRRNVQRSLATDLQSLSMEFRKKQSTYLKQLHQQKEGQDGVDLEMNMNGSKSTFELGDDEFEDVGFTEVQMSKLKKSEAFTREREREIEQVVESVNELAQIMKDLSVLVIDQGTIIDRIDYNIQNVAASVEEGYKQLQKAERTQKKGGMVMCATVLVILIFIMIILLILKKILF; encoded by the exons atggcgacgcgGAACCGGACGCCGCTGTACCGCAAGTACCGCGACGCGCTGCGCCACGTCCGCGCGCCGGCCGGggccccgtcgtcgtcgtcgtctggaggaggaggaggggggccGGTGATCGAAATGGCCTCGCTGCTGCGCTCCGACCGCCCCTACGCGCCCCTCAGCACCGACgacccctccgccgcctccag TAGAGGCGCTGTGACAGTCGGGCTGCCACCTGCATGGGTGGATGTTTCCGAAGAGATATCTGCGAACATGCAGCGGGCAAGAATGAAGATGGCGGAGCTGGCTAAGGCACATGCCAAAGCCTTGATGCCATCTTTTGGTGATGGTAGAGATGACCAGCGAGCAATCGAGATTCTTACACATGAGATAACAGACTTGCTGAAGAGATCAGAGAAGAGACTGCAAAAGCTGTCCATGAAAGATTCCTCGGAGGATTCAAATGTCCGAAGGAATGTCCAG CGTTCACTTGCTACAGACCTGCAAAGCCTTTCGATGGAATTCCGTAAAAAACAGTCAACTTATTTAAAGCAGCTACATCAACAGAAAGAG GGGCAAGATGGAGTTGATTTGGAAATGAACATGAATGGTTCAAAGTCGACATTTGAACTTGGAGATGATGAATTTGAAGATGTG GGTTTCACGGAAGTTCAGATGTCAAAACTTAAGAAAAGTGAAGCATTCaccagagaaagagagagagagattgagcAG GTTGTTGAATCGGTCAATGAGCTTGCACAGATTATGAAGGACCTTTCAGTTCTTGTGATAGATCAG GGAACTATCATAGACCGGATAGACTACAATATACAGAATGTTGCAGCATCAGTTGAAGAGGGTTACAAACAATTACAAAAG GCTGAGAGGACACAGAAGAAAGGGGGCATGGTGATGTGTGCCACTGTCCTCGTCATTCTTATCTTCATCATGATAATCCTCCTGATTTTGAAGAAGATCCTTTTCTGA